One part of the Nostoc sp. PCC 7120 = FACHB-418 genome encodes these proteins:
- a CDS encoding gamma-glutamylcyclotransferase, with protein MSHQSTRPYHTWVQSHHPVHLETKSLHQSHKEPMFYYFAYGSCMCPVDLKRSLGENTHPYIIGPGVLKGYRLGFYLYLPSRKCGVLDIVQDPKASVKGVLYQLPLRLSEYLDQREGVSQNLYRHESVEIHSHSRVYQDVRTYVVVNKSEEEVAPNDWYFNVVLRGAVTCGLPEEYCWHLFNHMHKLQQRHQEEKFRRSA; from the coding sequence ATGAGCCATCAAAGCACGCGCCCGTATCATACTTGGGTGCAATCTCATCATCCTGTACACTTAGAGACGAAATCGCTACATCAGTCCCATAAAGAGCCGATGTTTTATTATTTTGCTTATGGAAGTTGTATGTGTCCGGTGGATTTGAAGCGATCGCTTGGTGAGAACACACACCCTTATATTATCGGCCCCGGAGTATTGAAAGGTTATCGTCTGGGATTTTATCTCTATTTACCAAGCCGTAAATGTGGTGTTTTAGATATAGTTCAAGACCCCAAAGCCAGTGTTAAAGGCGTACTTTACCAATTACCTTTACGCTTAAGTGAATACTTAGATCAACGTGAAGGTGTATCCCAAAACCTCTATCGTCATGAATCAGTAGAAATTCACAGCCACAGTCGAGTGTATCAAGATGTCCGCACATACGTAGTGGTGAATAAATCAGAGGAAGAAGTTGCACCTAATGACTGGTACTTCAATGTTGTTCTTAGGGGTGCAGTCACCTGCGGATTACCGGAAGAATATTGCTGGCATTTATTCAATCATATGCACAAGTTACAGCAGCGCCATCAAGAGGAGAAATTTAGGCGATCGGCATGA
- a CDS encoding histone deacetylase family protein: MFPVIYSDEFLDHKTGKYHPESPERLTAIVNALKQAAFAEKIRWIEPTPALENSSVMPLLVKVHSPGYVNKVREIATTGGGYLDGDTPVSPRSYDVALLAVSAWLNGIDTVLETANPAFVLARPPGHHAEGDAGMGFCLFSNAAIAAHYALEQPGIKRVAIIDWDVHHGNGTQAIVEINPQIAYCSLHQYPCYPGTGRATEKGFHNNVLNLPVPPGSDMAVYQPLWEKKIMPFLEDFQPDLLIVSAGYDGNADDPLASVNLQPKDYGLFTNYCLEITRKMLFGLEGGYDLPTLSQSVLATIASCLA; this comes from the coding sequence ATGTTTCCAGTCATATATTCTGATGAGTTCCTAGATCACAAAACTGGCAAATATCACCCAGAAAGCCCAGAACGTTTGACAGCGATTGTTAACGCACTAAAACAGGCTGCGTTTGCGGAAAAGATCAGATGGATTGAACCTACACCAGCCCTAGAAAACTCATCTGTAATGCCGCTTCTAGTAAAGGTTCATAGCCCAGGTTATGTGAATAAAGTCAGGGAAATTGCTACTACTGGCGGCGGTTATTTGGATGGCGATACACCAGTCTCACCCCGTAGTTATGATGTAGCTTTATTGGCGGTGAGTGCTTGGTTAAACGGCATCGATACTGTGTTAGAGACAGCCAATCCGGCTTTTGTATTGGCACGTCCACCAGGACACCATGCAGAAGGCGACGCAGGGATGGGATTTTGTCTATTTTCTAATGCAGCGATCGCAGCTCATTATGCCTTAGAACAGCCAGGAATTAAGCGTGTCGCCATTATTGATTGGGATGTACATCATGGTAATGGTACACAGGCGATCGTGGAAATTAATCCCCAAATTGCTTACTGTTCTCTCCATCAGTACCCCTGTTATCCTGGAACAGGTAGAGCCACAGAAAAGGGTTTTCATAATAATGTGTTAAATCTGCCCGTACCACCTGGTAGTGATATGGCTGTATATCAGCCATTATGGGAAAAAAAGATAATGCCGTTTTTAGAAGACTTTCAGCCAGATTTACTGATTGTTAGTGCTGGTTATGATGGTAATGCTGACGATCCTCTAGCTAGCGTCAATCTGCAACCAAAAGACTATGGTTTATTCACTAATTATTGTTTGGAAATAACCCGTAAAATGTTATTTGGTTTAGAAGGTGGCTATGATTTGCCTACGCTTTCTCAGTCTGTTTTAGCAACAATTGCTAGTTGTTTAGCTTGA
- a CDS encoding ATP-binding protein: MTSGSLPTNPFVAAGMIEDPRLFVGRKDELYAIASRMSGAQPTSINIFGEKRIGKSSLLYHFFLTWQQRVQDPSRYVVVYLSLQNVSCQREEDFYVAVVQELLKYSSVATNPALSDPLKVRPLNRAAFADAVREWKRQGVLPVLCLDDFKTLFENKSEFNNDFYNNLRSLMNHNAVMLVIASEKKLDFYSNKHQLTSSFFNLGHVIPLGELQEEEVTDLLRLPASTVNGAAPALSMDEQRLSQQLAGNHPFLLQIAGGLVCEARQQGHDASWVKVRFHQASRRLPKSRLGSRKWWRWMLWLVWDLPVRIGQISKFIGAGVGEVTNWVMGIGILVMVVLVFAGVLHWHDVWDFVRDKLGIK; the protein is encoded by the coding sequence ATGACCTCTGGCTCACTGCCTACTAATCCCTTTGTGGCTGCGGGGATGATAGAAGACCCCAGATTATTTGTTGGTCGGAAAGATGAATTATATGCGATCGCCTCTCGCATGAGTGGCGCACAGCCGACAAGTATCAATATTTTCGGTGAGAAGCGCATTGGTAAATCTTCCCTGCTGTATCATTTCTTCCTGACTTGGCAGCAACGAGTCCAAGACCCCAGTCGTTATGTAGTGGTTTACCTCTCCTTGCAAAATGTGTCTTGTCAACGGGAGGAAGATTTTTATGTCGCTGTGGTGCAAGAGTTGCTGAAGTACTCCAGTGTGGCAACAAACCCGGCTTTAAGTGACCCGTTGAAAGTTAGACCCCTTAACCGTGCTGCTTTTGCCGATGCGGTGAGAGAGTGGAAAAGGCAAGGTGTATTGCCAGTTCTTTGTTTGGATGACTTCAAAACATTATTTGAAAACAAGAGCGAATTTAACAATGATTTTTACAATAATCTGCGCTCTTTAATGAATCATAATGCTGTGATGCTGGTCATTGCTTCAGAGAAGAAACTTGATTTTTACAGTAACAAGCATCAATTGACATCATCTTTTTTCAATTTGGGTCATGTGATTCCACTGGGTGAACTCCAGGAAGAAGAGGTAACAGATTTACTGCGTTTGCCTGCTAGTACTGTCAATGGGGCAGCACCAGCCTTGAGTATGGATGAACAGCGTCTGAGTCAGCAATTGGCTGGGAATCATCCTTTTCTATTGCAAATTGCCGGGGGTTTGGTGTGTGAGGCGCGCCAACAAGGGCATGATGCAAGCTGGGTGAAAGTTCGTTTTCATCAAGCATCTCGACGTTTACCAAAGTCTCGACTAGGTTCACGTAAATGGTGGCGATGGATGCTTTGGCTAGTTTGGGATTTGCCCGTGCGAATAGGTCAGATATCTAAATTTATTGGCGCGGGTGTGGGGGAAGTAACTAATTGGGTGATGGGAATCGGAATTTTGGTGATGGTGGTTTTGGTGTTTGCTGGTGTCTTGCATTGGCATGATGTGTGGGATTTTGTCCGTGACAAGTTGGGGATTAAGTAG